A genomic stretch from Anaerolineales bacterium includes:
- a CDS encoding RNA polymerase sigma factor, with protein MEGAEGIEGLVDRHGRELHVFLWRMLRDDRDAEDCLQETFLRAYRALPRLAPQANTRAWLYAIAANVGRSWLKKRRQEAGWEQAQRLRLAGSENGDPADRLDHAHLAAAVDRLPPRQREALILRKYQGLDYATIAAIQKNSAEAARANVYQALRRLRK; from the coding sequence GTGGAAGGCGCCGAGGGCATCGAAGGCCTGGTCGACCGGCACGGCAGGGAGCTTCATGTCTTCCTGTGGCGGATGCTGCGCGACGATCGGGACGCCGAGGACTGCCTCCAGGAGACGTTCCTGCGGGCCTATCGGGCGCTGCCGCGCCTGGCGCCACAGGCCAACACCCGCGCCTGGCTGTATGCTATCGCCGCCAATGTCGGGCGTTCCTGGCTGAAGAAGCGACGGCAAGAGGCGGGGTGGGAGCAGGCGCAGCGCCTGCGGCTGGCGGGGTCCGAGAATGGCGATCCGGCCGACCGGCTGGACCACGCGCACCTGGCAGCGGCCGTCGATCGGCTGCCGCCACGCCAGCGAGAAGCGCTGATCCTGCGCAAGTATCAGGGCCTGGACTACGCGACCATCGCCGCCATCCAGAAGAATTCGGCGGAGGCGGCGCGCGCCAACGTATACCAGGCCCTGCGTCGGCTGCGGAAGA
- a CDS encoding MFS transporter, whose product MLTRARTLSRTYPQQFWLLFWGMLVNASGGSMVWPFLTIYMRERLGVSLTTVALLLTANSIAGLISGSIAGPVVDRFGRKMPMVLSLVASSGVMFAMSQADTLAAFVTLMLIAGAFQPLYRVGVDAMVADMIQPADRPGAYALLRMIANLGVAFGPAVGGFVASVSYAIAFYFAAGAHMLFGLLLLMFARETLPRGEHGRAPRLGGYGQVLRDRPFLAFCGSYALAGIAYSLMMILLPVYANENFGVPVRAYGFIMATNAAMVVLLQYSTTRITRRYASLPVLAVGSVFYALGVGLVGLSRGFTGFWLSMVILTIGEMIMIPTSTALTANLAPADMRGRYMSVYALTWGVGFGVGPVIGGVLNDHLAPVAIWAFGLLMGGLAAAAFTILGRRLGRGASPADVPLS is encoded by the coding sequence ATGCTGACTCGCGCCCGGACCCTCTCGCGCACCTACCCGCAGCAGTTCTGGCTGCTGTTCTGGGGCATGCTGGTAAACGCCTCGGGCGGCAGCATGGTCTGGCCCTTCCTCACGATCTACATGCGGGAGCGCCTGGGTGTCTCCCTGACGACGGTCGCCCTGCTGCTGACGGCCAACTCGATTGCCGGGCTGATCTCCGGGTCAATCGCTGGGCCCGTCGTGGACCGCTTTGGCCGCAAGATGCCTATGGTGCTCAGCCTGGTGGCAAGCAGCGGGGTGATGTTCGCCATGAGCCAGGCGGACACCCTGGCGGCGTTTGTGACTCTGATGCTGATCGCCGGCGCCTTCCAGCCGCTCTACCGGGTGGGCGTCGACGCCATGGTTGCCGACATGATCCAACCGGCAGACCGGCCGGGTGCGTACGCCCTGCTGCGCATGATCGCCAACCTGGGGGTGGCCTTCGGCCCTGCCGTGGGTGGCTTCGTGGCCTCGGTGTCGTATGCCATCGCCTTCTATTTTGCCGCCGGAGCCCACATGCTGTTCGGATTGCTGCTGCTGATGTTCGCCCGCGAGACCTTGCCGCGGGGGGAGCACGGCCGGGCCCCGCGCCTCGGCGGCTACGGGCAGGTGCTGCGGGACCGACCCTTCCTGGCGTTCTGCGGATCGTACGCCCTAGCCGGTATCGCCTACTCGCTGATGATGATTCTGCTTCCCGTGTATGCCAATGAGAACTTCGGCGTTCCCGTACGGGCCTACGGCTTCATCATGGCCACCAATGCCGCCATGGTTGTGCTGCTGCAGTATTCAACGACCCGCATCACGCGTCGCTACGCCTCGCTGCCGGTGCTGGCTGTAGGTTCCGTCTTCTACGCCCTCGGCGTCGGCCTGGTGGGACTTAGCCGCGGCTTCACCGGGTTCTGGTTATCGATGGTTATCCTGACGATCGGCGAGATGATCATGATCCCGACCTCGACCGCGTTGACCGCCAACCTGGCGCCGGCCGACATGCGCGGGCGGTATATGAGCGTGTACGCCCTGACCTGGGGCGTCGGGTTCGGCGTCGGCCCTGTGATCGGCGGCGTGCTCAACGACCATCTGGCGCCGGTGGCCATCTGGGCCTTTGGCTTGCTCATGGGAGGGCTGGCGGCTGCCGCCTTCACCATCCTTGGCCGCCGTCTCGGGCGGGGAGCGAGCCCGGCCGACGTGCCGCTCTCCTGA